Proteins found in one Sorghum bicolor cultivar BTx623 chromosome 1, Sorghum_bicolor_NCBIv3, whole genome shotgun sequence genomic segment:
- the LOC8084943 gene encoding uncharacterized protein LOC8084943, producing the protein MPVRTWLADLRSKLVVGVGPRDHGGLGILAFEAAATMSRLVSLHRTVSDVEVRRLRGDVLRAEGVARLTSADQALLLRLACGELLADLDRAADSVARLGARCCAGAGDTPAPLLRDFDRIYAEAKRSRLAQLDATVGFSRGATKRFREMERHVVVAAKLYAEMDALSELEASQRRMEQWKQHSGPIPAQSLGTGKRSSAGEPGEKLMSKLRAQRHKVRRLTEGSLWNVAAGKAARLMAKSVLAVLARISLAFSASVPGLPPWTVGRAWALGHSSGPLHRSATPAALRHSAPIFGQKDAASPLLESIKPSVSMVGGSSMELRYANVILTAETLLAALRPPAAGDSEEVQEGMIDLSTRDALYKMLPVSIREAMNTKLRERWGKGQPVDEVAAAESRDAVERLLRWLSPMAHDTLRWNDERSMERAQRFGMQPRALMVQTLHFADRQKTDAAIVDVLIDLSCICWYDDERRRLESHDWDAE; encoded by the coding sequence ATGCCGGTCAGGACATGGCTCGCCGACCTGCGCTCGAAGCTCGTCGTCGGCGTTGGCCCCCGGGACCACGGCGGGCTTGGCATCCTCGCCTTCGAGGCAGCAGCCACCATGTCGCGGCTCGTGTCCCTCCACCGGACGGTGTCGGACGTCGAGGTCAGGAGGCTCCGCGGCGACGTCTTGCGCGCCGAGGGCGTCGCGCGGCTAACGTCCGCGGACCAGGCTCTCCTGCTCCGTCTCGCGTGCGGCGAGCTCCTGGCGGACCTGGACCGCGCCGCCGACAGCGTGGCGCGCCTCGGTGCGCGGTgctgcgccggcgccggcgacacGCCGGCGCCGCTCCTGCGGGACTTCGACCGGATCTACGCCGAGGCGAAGCGTAGCCGCCTCGCGCAGCTGGACGCCACGGTCGGGTTCTCCAGGGGCGCCACGAAGCGGTTCAGGGAGATGGAGCGCCACGTGGTCGTGGCGGCGAAGCTGTACGCGGAGATGGACGCGCTCAGCGAGCTGGAAGCGTCGCAGCGGCGGATGGAGCAGTGGAAGCAGCACAGCGGGCCCATCCCGGCGCAGTCTTTGGGGACGGGCAAGAGGTCGTCAGCGGGCGAGCCCGGAGAGAAGCTGATGAGCAAGCTCAGGGCGCAGCGGCACAAGGTGCGACGGCTCACCGAGGGATCACTCTGGAACGTCGCCGCCGGCAAGGCGGCGAGGCTGATGGCCAAGTCCGTCCTCGCCGTGCTCGCACGCATCTCCCTTGCTTTCAGCGCGTCCGTTCCAGGCCTCCCCCCTTGGACGGTAGGACGCGCGTGGGCGCTGGGTCACTCGTCAGGCCCGTTGCACCGGTCGGCGACGCCCGCGGCGCTCCGGCACTCGGCTCCCATCTTCGGCCAGAAAGACGCCGCCTCTCCACTGTTGGAATCGATCAAACCATCGGTGAGCATGGTCGGCGGCTCGAGCATGGAGCTGCGATACGCGAACGTGATCTTGACCGCCGAGACGTTGCTCGCGGCGCTGAGGCCGCCGGCGGCAGGTGACAGCGAGGAAGTGCAGGAAGGGATGATCGACCTGTCGACGAGAGACGCGCTGTACAAGATGCTGCCCGTCAGCATCCGCGAGGCCATGAACACGAAGCTGAGAGAGAGATGGGGTAAAGGACAACCCGTGGACGAGGTGGCTGCGGCGGAATCGAGGGATGCGGTGGAGCGTCTGCTGCGATGGTTGAGCCCGATGGCGCACGACACTCTGCGGTGGAACGACGAGCGGAGTATGGAGCGGGCGCAGCGGTTCGGCATGCAGCCGCGCGCGCTCATGGTGCAGACGCTGCACTTTGCCGACCGGCAGAAGACGGATGCTGCTATTGTTGATGTGCTCATCGACCTCAGCTGCATATGCTGGTACGACGATGAGCGGCGACGGCTGGAGTCTCATGACTGGGACGCCGAGTAG
- the LOC8081518 gene encoding RNA polymerase sigma factor sigB has translation MAFLAPPQFKWLPSARAAVFREPSGGAGSRPSRINCSFSSTAVADAELSVEPPPSPHRTLPGCFGEALLNKEAMVAAAAAEAVALARAAAEVAGEVARMAQKDHPADLPRRDDTGDSFLSREVLRTEVGLLEARRAGLELLEGEEFSSIFSDESEDDDDDDSGHSIAVAVKSARRTERKARRVRAAMKAAKCFSSRNAVGASSTRKKRLKGCQTPLGCFYKMTGPRLLTAEQEVEFSEGIQDLLKLEAIQKEVAQYNGGEPTFSQWAAAAGTDENTLRRRLNHGVYCKNRMVKSNVRLVISIAKEHEGPGMEFSDLIQEGMQGLIRGAEKFDASKGFRFSTYSHWWIKQAIRKSVLEQTQIIRLPAHMAEASSRVKECCRRLRRELKRLPSNEEIAVDTGMTIRRVEAAMSLPKYSVSFTSKVGCTDVTYQEIMPDTSAETAEEVLHRWLMKKDVNTALESLSPREKLVMRYRFGIEGGRPRTLHDIGQIMGVSRERIRQIELGAFRKLRSKKRVQSLQHYLQPAESW, from the exons ATGGCGTTCCTCGCGCCTCCGCAGTTCAAGTGGCTCCCTTCCGCCCGCGCGGCCGTGTTCAGGGAGCCCTCCGGCGGCGCAGGATCCCGCCCCAGTCGGATAAACTGCTCTTTCTCCTCCACGGCAGTCGCCGATGCAGAGCTATCCGTCGAGCCGCCGCCTTCTCCTCACCGAACCCTTCCG GGATGTTTCGGTGAGGCGCTTCTCAACAAGGAGGCCATGGTGGCGGCTGCGGCCGCGGAAGCCGTCGCTCTGGCTCGAGCAGCGGCCGAAGTCGCCGGAGAAGTCGCCCGGATGGCGCAAAAGGACCACCCGGCGGACTTACCGCGGCGTGATGACACGGGGGACAGCTTCTTGTCAAGAGAGGTCCTCCGCACCGAGGTGGGGTTGTTGGAGGCGAGGCGCGCCGGGCTCGAATTGCTGGAGGGCGAAGAGTTCAGCAGCATCTTCAGCGACGAATccgaggatgatgatgatgatgacagcgGGCATAGCATAGCCGTGGCGGTGAAGTCGGCGCGGCGGACCGAGAGAAAGGCTCGGAGAGTGAGGGCAGCGATGAAGGCGGCTAAGTGTTTCAGCAGCAGGAATGCTGTTGGAGCGTCCTCCACGAGGAAGAAGCGGTTGAAGGGTTGCCAGACTCCTCTCGGGTGCTTCTATAAGATGACCGGCCCGAGGCTTCTGACGGCGGAACAAGAAGTCGAGTTCTCAGAAGGCATTCAG GACCTCCTGAAACTGGAAGCCATCCAAAAGGAGGTTGCACAATATAATGGCGGTGAGCCAACATTTTCCCAGTGGGCGGCAGCAGCTGGAACAGATGAGAACACTCTGCGGAGACGCCTGAATCATGGGGTTTACTGCAAGAACAGGATGGTGAAATCTAACGTGCGACTTGTAATCTCAATTGCAAAAGAACATGAAGGCCCTGGAATGGAGTTTTCTGATCTTATTCAG GAAGGGATGCAAGGGCTGATAAGAGGCGCAGAAAAGTTTGATGCTTCAAAGGGTTTTAGGTTCTCCACTTACTCTCATTGGTGGATCAAACAAGCAATACGCAAGTCCGTTTTAGAACAAACCCAGATAATTCGCCTGCCG GCACATATGGCCGAAGCAAGTTCCCGAGTGAAGGAATGCTGCCGGCGACTCCGTCGTGAGTTGAAACGGCTACCCAGCAACGAAGAGATTGCGGTGGACACTGGCATGACGATCCGGCGGGTGGAGGCAGCCATGAGCCTCCCAAAATACAGCGTGTCCTTCACGAGCAAGGTCGGGTGCACGGACGTCACATACCAG GAGATCATGCCGGACACGAGCGCCGAGACGGCCGAGGAGGTGCTGCACCGGTGGCTGATGAAGAAGGACGTGAACACGGCGCTGGAGAGCCTGAGCCCGCGCGAGAAGCTGGTGATGCGGTACCGGTTCGGCATCGAGGGCGGGCGGCCCAGGACCCTGCACGACATCGGGCAGATCATGGGGGTGAGCCGGGAGCGGATCCGGCAGATCGAGCTGGGCGCGTTCCGGAAGCTGCGGAGCAAGAAGAGGGTGCAGTCGCTGCAGCACTACCTGCAGCCGGCGGAGAGCTGGTAG
- the LOC8081519 gene encoding uncharacterized protein LOC8081519, whose amino-acid sequence MEMKMSGSGSGCKKRPPSRLQKHAPASLQLEQAAAAGAGTGTGAAPAVWGDGRAPIPLLSPLVVSPTVPVWEADQAGAAARKEGGGDQLAEGRSGAEQQQRGAARHGGSGERQAHDMSPRPPSPAVGAGWRHPALSAPVAEPASLVPLFQSQCALEVRNAQQ is encoded by the coding sequence ATGGAGATGAAGATGTCCGGCTCGGGCTCCGGATGCAAGAAACGGCCGCCGAGCCGTCTCCAGAAGCATGCGCCGGCGTCGCTGCAGCTGGagcaggccgccgccgccggtgcggggacggggacgggggcGGCGCCCGCAGTGTGGGGCGACGGGAGGGCGCCGATCCCGCTCCTGTCGCCGCTCGTCGTGTCGCCCACGGTGCCGGTCTGGGAGGCGGACCAGGCGGgggccgccgccaggaaggaGGGGGGAGGGGACCAGCTGGCCGAGGGCAGGAGCGGTgccgagcagcagcagcgtgGCGCCGCCCGGCACGGCGGCAGCGGGGAGCGCCAGGCGCACGACATGTCCCCCAGGCCGCCGTCGCCCGCGGTCGGCGCGGGGTGGCGGCACCCGGCGCTGTCGGCTCCGGTGGCGGAGCCGGCGTCCCTCGTGCCCTTATTCCAGTCGCAGTGCGCGTTGGAGGTGCGCAACGCGCAGCAATGA